CGGCACTTTTTCCGCTCCCGGTTTGAGCTAAGGCCACAACATCGTTCTTCTCAAGCACCAGAGGGATGACCTGCGTTTGCACCGGCGTTGGCTCTGTGTAGCCTTTTTCTTGAAGGGCTAGATTGGTCTCTTGGGTCAACCCAAGCTCAGAAAATGGCATCGAATGGTCCTAACATCACGCAACCACCCGTATATAGGCAGATTGATTAGCCCAGAGCATACATTAAAAACGCCGCGTTTACGAACCACAAACGCTAAGGATTTCAAAACGCAGAGGTTGAGTCAGCCCCATAGCGTTCCGGTGTCATTTTATTTGTCTTCCAGGGTGGCAGAGGATGTTGGGGCTGGCTAAGGGAGAGCATGGAAGAGGAGATGGCAGATGAGAAAAAACAGCGATCGACCGTTAACAAGAGTTAAAAAAACAGAACCGGCGGCGGGCACCGATGCCTGGATTGTTTGGGCTGCTTGGGCGGACCGCATCACTTTTGAGGAGATTCGGGAGAAGACCCAACTCACTGAAAACGAGGTGATTCGGCGCATGCGCCGGCTTGTGAGTCCACGTGATTTTCGTCGCTGGCGCAAACGAGCCAATACGGTAAGCCACAAGCACCGGAAACGATTTACGTCGAAGCGCCGCTTAGAGTCGGAGTTCGAATAGGCGATGGTCGGCAGTGGGGCGGGTTGGCCCTGATCTATAAGCGTGGGGGCCTTCAAAAAAGCTTACCGTCTGTATCGTTTATAGTAATAGTGCCGGCTGAATCTATAATCTCAGATGTATAAATCCCCCCAACACCGATGGTTGAGGAGAGGTTCGGTCCATCCAATGAAGTGGTTAGAGCGTCACGCCCATCTATTCAAGAGTCTGCCCGAGACCAACGAATTCGACATTGATGAAGCTCTTGAGGTGCTTCGGTGCGTGTCATGCGGCGGGTCTTTGGAGGCCTCTCTTTCTCAATTGAGTCGCAACCAGGAAGCCTGGGACTTTCGTTGTCGTGATGATGATTGTGAAAGCCACGAGAGCCATTGAGCACCCAGCGTAGGGGTGTTTCGACAGATGAAGAAATTTAAAAACGAGATTGCTAGAGGCTGCTCAGTCGATCATTTGGGGAACGACCCGGCATGAGCCAGGTGTAGGGAGCCAACTATAGGGTGTTCATAAACTGATTCTCGCCTTCTCCTGGCTTAAGGATCACTTAAAGCTTCCCGCAAAAAGTTCACCGTTGCACGGATCTTGCCCAGGCGAGCTCTTGAGGGGTCATAAAGGAGAAAGATGCTCGGTTCGGGACCGGTCGAAAGGCTGATACGAGCATCGTCTAGCGTAATCTCTTGGAGCTTTCCTTCGGCGATTGATTGTGAGACGCCCCAATGTGGCAAGAAAGCGATTCCCTCACCCGCCTCGGTGACCTTGATGATTTGCATACCGTCGTTGGTTATTAATCTTAGATTTCTCGGGGTGGTGACAACCTCGCCGGAGTGAAGGATGGCCAGCCATGACGTCACTCCACGAGGCCCGCGGTAGGCGAGAGCGGGATGATTCTCAATATCGGAATAGGTTTTCGGTTGACCGTTTTTAGCAATGTATTCTGGGGATGCTACCAATATCCATCGATTGTCGTGAAGGCGTTTGGCCACAAGATAATCTGGTGGCTGCGCCGTGGAGCGGATTGCAATGTCGATTTCGCCCGAAGAGAGATCAAGGTAGCCGTTTGTAAATTCTAGGTCGCAGACGATGTGGGGGTATTCGGCACGAAGCCGGTCCAGCGCAGGAAACAAACGAATCTCACCGTAACCCGGTAGTGCGGTGATGCGAACAATTCCAGCGGGTTCCTGTGATTGGGCTTTCGCCATGTCATCTGCAGCCGCCAAAGCCCGTAGGGGTCCAGCCACTTCGTCGCGATACCATTCGCCGGCCTCCGTTAGCCGAATGCGACGGGTTGTTCGCTCAACAAGCGAGACTCCAAGCTCTTCTTCCAAAGCTTTGAGCGAGCGCGAAACGGTGGAGGGCGGTACACCGAAATGGGCGGCGGTTCCCTTGAAGCTTAGGGTCTCACACAGTTTTAAAAAAAAGCGTATGGCTTTGAGTTTATCCATGGTGTCTTTCTTTTGATCATTATTGTCTGTTTCGCAATAAAGTGATGTCCCTTGGTCGGTTGCATGCCTGAAAACAGAGTATTAATATCAAAATAGCAATAATGGGCATGTGGCGCCACCACTATTTCGTTTCTATTAAAAAGGATTGTTAGATGCTTAAGTCCCTATTCGGGCTCGAACCCCAACAAGAGCAGGACGGGTCTTTTCGGCCCTCGAAACTTGCACTGAAGCTCGCAACCAAAGATGTCACCGACTACAAACCGGTGGCCTACAATACCTACAAAGGTAAGCGCTCCAAAGTCTTGGTTGTTTTCACAGAAACCAAGAATATGACGATGAAAAACGGTAGAGAATTCTCAACCGGTAATCACCCGGTCGAAGCACTGGTACCCATGCTGCACCTGAAAAATGCGGGCTTCGACTTCGAGGTTGCCACTCCTCGTGGTAAGCCAGTCGTCTTCGAGATGTGGGCCATGCCCACCAAAGACACTGCCGTGATGGGTCTCTACGCAGAGCTAAAGCCTCGCTTTGAAAATCCACGGGCGCTGCCCGAAGCTCTCGAGGAACTCAGAACGGGAGGGGATTTTTACGCGGCGGTGTTCGTTCCCGGTGGCCATGGTGCGATGTTGGGTATCCCCCACGATAGGAACGTGGGAGCGATGCTTCGTTTGGCTCACGAGCGGGAATTGTTCACCATTAGTATCTGTCACGGGCCGGGTTCACTGCTTGCGACCTCGCTCGAGGGACACGACTTTCTCTACTCGGGTTATGAGATGGCAGTATTTCCCGACTCAGTGGATAAGCAGACCCCAATGATTGGCTACCTACCCGGGCATATGCCTTGGCAGTTGGGTGCTCAACTAAAGAGCTTGGGCGCTAAGCTCGTTAATAAAAAGGGCGATGACACCTGCTGTGTGGACCGCAAGCTGATCACGGGGGCCAGTCCAGCGGCATCGGATAAGCTTGGGAAACTGGCCGCGAAGACACTTTTGGAACACTTGGAGACGACGTAGGTGTTTGTAAGCTCGCTGATTCTTGGGGACTATTGGGAAGTGCGAGAGACAGCTCCTGCACAGCCTCAGTACCCTCGCATGGATTATTGTGGTCGGTG
The window above is part of the Deltaproteobacteria bacterium genome. Proteins encoded here:
- a CDS encoding protein deglycase HchA, encoding MLKSLFGLEPQQEQDGSFRPSKLALKLATKDVTDYKPVAYNTYKGKRSKVLVVFTETKNMTMKNGREFSTGNHPVEALVPMLHLKNAGFDFEVATPRGKPVVFEMWAMPTKDTAVMGLYAELKPRFENPRALPEALEELRTGGDFYAAVFVPGGHGAMLGIPHDRNVGAMLRLAHERELFTISICHGPGSLLATSLEGHDFLYSGYEMAVFPDSVDKQTPMIGYLPGHMPWQLGAQLKSLGAKLVNKKGDDTCCVDRKLITGASPAASDKLGKLAAKTLLEHLETT
- a CDS encoding DEAD/DEAH box helicase — its product is MPFSELGLTQETNLALQEKGYTEPTPVQTQVIPLVLEKNDVVALAQTGSGKSA
- a CDS encoding DUF2805 domain-containing protein, whose product is MRKNSDRPLTRVKKTEPAAGTDAWIVWAAWADRITFEEIREKTQLTENEVIRRMRRLVSPRDFRRWRKRANTVSHKHRKRFTSKRRLESEFE
- a CDS encoding LysR family transcriptional regulator, with protein sequence MDKLKAIRFFLKLCETLSFKGTAAHFGVPPSTVSRSLKALEEELGVSLVERTTRRIRLTEAGEWYRDEVAGPLRALAAADDMAKAQSQEPAGIVRITALPGYGEIRLFPALDRLRAEYPHIVCDLEFTNGYLDLSSGEIDIAIRSTAQPPDYLVAKRLHDNRWILVASPEYIAKNGQPKTYSDIENHPALAYRGPRGVTSWLAILHSGEVVTTPRNLRLITNDGMQIIKVTEAGEGIAFLPHWGVSQSIAEGKLQEITLDDARISLSTGPEPSIFLLYDPSRARLGKIRATVNFLREALSDP